The following proteins are co-located in the Candidatus Palauibacter scopulicola genome:
- a CDS encoding rhodanese-like domain-containing protein: protein MRRVPMRPAAVLTIWLAALAVSAQAVAAQANPDILVSGDWLVEHRDDPEVVVLHVGMGRMAPLEEYVRGARFLEYHDIAVERNDLITELAPVEDLVEAFRAAGVSNDSHVVVVGDPGLHAARVFMTLDYLGHGDRTSVLDGGLAAWKAAGGEVAAEPATPARGDFEAAVREDMIVTAEWIHDRLDDPDVTLIDARPEDEYTGERPGRDFLRGGHIPGAYNLYWQDLTGDDIPTLIDLAEVEARFEEAGAKEDGVVVSYCLIGMRASYTYMISRYLGYDTKFYDASWNDWGRREDLPLVTGRERR from the coding sequence ATGCGACGAGTTCCCATGCGACCGGCGGCGGTCCTCACGATTTGGCTGGCAGCGCTGGCGGTTTCAGCTCAGGCCGTCGCCGCGCAGGCGAATCCGGACATCCTCGTGAGCGGCGACTGGCTCGTGGAACACCGCGACGACCCTGAGGTCGTCGTGCTGCACGTCGGGATGGGCCGCATGGCGCCCCTCGAGGAGTACGTACGGGGAGCGCGCTTCCTCGAGTACCACGACATCGCCGTCGAGCGGAACGACCTCATCACCGAACTGGCGCCGGTCGAGGACCTCGTCGAGGCCTTCCGCGCCGCGGGCGTCTCCAACGACAGCCACGTGGTCGTGGTCGGGGACCCCGGCCTCCACGCGGCCCGCGTCTTCATGACGCTGGATTACCTGGGTCACGGCGACCGCACCTCGGTGCTCGATGGAGGGTTGGCGGCGTGGAAGGCGGCGGGAGGCGAAGTCGCCGCCGAGCCGGCGACGCCCGCCCGCGGCGACTTCGAGGCGGCCGTCCGGGAAGACATGATCGTGACGGCGGAGTGGATCCACGACCGTCTCGACGACCCGGACGTGACGCTGATCGACGCACGGCCCGAGGACGAGTACACGGGAGAACGTCCCGGTCGGGACTTCCTGCGGGGCGGGCACATTCCGGGCGCCTACAACCTCTACTGGCAGGATCTCACGGGTGACGACATCCCCACGCTGATCGACCTCGCCGAGGTGGAGGCGCGCTTCGAGGAGGCGGGGGCGAAGGAGGACGGCGTCGTCGTCAGCTACTGCCTCATTGGCATGCGCGCGAGCTACACCTACATGATTTCGAGATATCTCGGCTATGACACGAAGTTCTACGACGCCTCGTGGAACGACTGGGGCCGGCGGGAGGACCTCCCGCTCGTCACCGGCCGTGAACGCCGGTAG